A window from Schistocerca gregaria isolate iqSchGreg1 chromosome 8, iqSchGreg1.2, whole genome shotgun sequence encodes these proteins:
- the LOC126284153 gene encoding sodium/bile acid cotransporter 7-like isoform X2 produces MCIVDVFIFTYCMVMARSRKILKYWFLIAVLVVIFIAEIVPHLTADGGLPWPDTSAKYGTVPIVFLLSGLTLPTDNLLTAAKQYDLHFVTQCFSLLFTPLFVKLLTVILAPTGVDDWIMKGFIISSSMPVSSSSVVATICADGNEAAAIVNCIVGALLGMITTPLILLILIRSAAVVSPVKSLHDLILTVGIPLLVGQIVRKVTGMRLQQSIALKIRQLALLMTVFITFCDIFMSHLDVELQPINVLVSVFSVVILQMTLLLLIFWTTRYLPSKFSLQDTKAIMFCSTHKSLSLGQALNKVPKYFWFGVDEGHYMQ; encoded by the exons ATGTGTATCGTTGATGTGTTTATATTTACTTACTGTATGGTGATGGCAAGAagcaggaaaattttgaaatactGGTTTCTTATCGCTGTTTTAGTAGTTATTTTCATTGCTGAAATCGTACCCCATTTAACTGCTGATGGCG gtttaccgtGGCCCGACACCAGCGCGAAGTACGGAACAGTACCAATCGTATTTCTTTTAAGTGGCTTAACTCTTCCAACCGATAATCTGTTGACTGCTGCCAAACAGTATGATTTACATTTCGTCACCCAGtgtttttcacttttatttactccACTCTTCGTCAAACTTTTGACTGTTATTCTTGCGCCAACTGGTGTGGATGATTGGATTATGAAAGG TTTTATCATTTCTAGCAGTATGCCTGTCTCATCGTCATCCGTCGTGGCTACTATTTGTGCAGACGGCAACGAGGCAGCTGCAATAGTAAACTGTATTGTTGGTGCACTTCTTGGAATGATAACGACGCCACTTATATTGCTGATACTG ataAGATCAGCAGCAGTGGTTTCACCTGTCAAATCATTGCATGACCTAATTCTCACTGTGGGCATACCACTGCTTGTTGGGCAAATTGTTCGCAAAGTAACTGGAATGAGACTGCAACAAAGTATTGCATTGAAGATTAGACAGTTGGCGTTACTGATGACTGTGTTTATAACCTTTTGTGACATCTTTATGTCACATCTAGATGTAGAATTACAGCCCATTAATGTACTAGTTTCAGTTTTCTCAG TGGTAATTCTACAAATGACATTGCTACTTCTCATTTTTTGGACAACCAGATATCTGCCATCAAAGTTTTCACTACAGGACACAAAGGCAATTATGTTCTGTTCAACACACAAGTCTCTCTCCCTTG GGCAAGCTTTAAATAAAGTACCAAAGTATTTTTGGTTTGGTGTTGATGAAGGGCACTATATGCAATAA
- the LOC126284153 gene encoding sodium/bile acid cotransporter 7-like isoform X1, with amino-acid sequence MCIVDVFIFTYCMVMARSRKILKYWFLIAVLVVIFIAEIVPHLTADGGLPWPDTSAKYGTVPIVFLLSGLTLPTDNLLTAAKQYDLHFVTQCFSLLFTPLFVKLLTVILAPTGVDDWIMKGFIISSSMPVSSSSVVATICADGNEAAAIVNCIVGALLGMITTPLILLILIRSAAVVSPVKSLHDLILTVGIPLLVGQIVRKVTGMRLQQSIALKIRQLALLMTVFITFCDIFMSHLDVELQPINVLVSVFSVVILQMTLLLLIFWTTRYLPSKFSLQDTKAIMFCSTHKSLSLGIPILRTMYSGYGHLYSASLPLLLYYPSQIILGELLGQHMKNWVNWDSGHDK; translated from the exons ATGTGTATCGTTGATGTGTTTATATTTACTTACTGTATGGTGATGGCAAGAagcaggaaaattttgaaatactGGTTTCTTATCGCTGTTTTAGTAGTTATTTTCATTGCTGAAATCGTACCCCATTTAACTGCTGATGGCG gtttaccgtGGCCCGACACCAGCGCGAAGTACGGAACAGTACCAATCGTATTTCTTTTAAGTGGCTTAACTCTTCCAACCGATAATCTGTTGACTGCTGCCAAACAGTATGATTTACATTTCGTCACCCAGtgtttttcacttttatttactccACTCTTCGTCAAACTTTTGACTGTTATTCTTGCGCCAACTGGTGTGGATGATTGGATTATGAAAGG TTTTATCATTTCTAGCAGTATGCCTGTCTCATCGTCATCCGTCGTGGCTACTATTTGTGCAGACGGCAACGAGGCAGCTGCAATAGTAAACTGTATTGTTGGTGCACTTCTTGGAATGATAACGACGCCACTTATATTGCTGATACTG ataAGATCAGCAGCAGTGGTTTCACCTGTCAAATCATTGCATGACCTAATTCTCACTGTGGGCATACCACTGCTTGTTGGGCAAATTGTTCGCAAAGTAACTGGAATGAGACTGCAACAAAGTATTGCATTGAAGATTAGACAGTTGGCGTTACTGATGACTGTGTTTATAACCTTTTGTGACATCTTTATGTCACATCTAGATGTAGAATTACAGCCCATTAATGTACTAGTTTCAGTTTTCTCAG TGGTAATTCTACAAATGACATTGCTACTTCTCATTTTTTGGACAACCAGATATCTGCCATCAAAGTTTTCACTACAGGACACAAAGGCAATTATGTTCTGTTCAACACACAAGTCTCTCTCCCTTG GAATTCCGATTCTAAGGACAATGTACTCTGGTTATGGGCACCTTTATAGTGCATCACTGCCATTGTTGCTGTACTATCCAAGTCAAATCATACTGGGAGAACTGCTTGGACAGCACATGAAAAACTGGGTAAATTGGGATTCTGGACATGATAAGTAA